From the genome of Psychrilyobacter atlanticus DSM 19335, one region includes:
- a CDS encoding GNAT family N-acetyltransferase → MEKIVDENIKIVSLDLDDMGSIDQLCNECEDYFLMVNGAIHTTEDTEEILTALPPEKEYKDKFVLGVYYKEELIGVIDLIKDYPVIDQWIIGLFLLKKKDRNKGIGKLVHNALIEMVLKDSGKSLTLGVVKENIKGLKFWENLGYKTIKETDVTLGDKVKKAYVMAMELV, encoded by the coding sequence ATGGAAAAAATAGTAGATGAAAATATAAAAATTGTATCTCTGGATTTAGATGATATGGGATCTATCGATCAGCTGTGCAATGAATGCGAGGATTATTTTTTAATGGTTAATGGTGCCATTCACACAACAGAAGATACAGAGGAAATATTGACTGCTCTGCCTCCGGAGAAAGAATACAAAGATAAGTTTGTATTAGGAGTCTATTATAAGGAGGAGCTGATAGGGGTAATAGATCTTATAAAGGATTACCCTGTAATAGATCAATGGATCATTGGGTTATTTCTTTTGAAGAAAAAAGATAGGAATAAGGGAATTGGAAAATTGGTTCATAATGCTTTAATTGAAATGGTATTAAAGGACAGTGGAAAGTCACTTACACTAGGTGTTGTCAAAGAAAATATCAAGGGATTAAAATTTTGGGAGAACCTGGGTTATAAAACAATAAAAGAAACCGATGTAACACTGGGGGATAAAGTAAAGAAAGCGTACGTAATGGCAATGGAATTAGTGTAG
- a CDS encoding GGDEF domain-containing protein — MVLKKMNKVVKNNNKTITLSENRETKEECHKLIREKDILYFIKEIAKALVSTSSIEEMSKIVYNFLRDSYGECTIGIAVNYPKEKRISDCFFFEKNERLDFEEILYSEGSASKLLKAVLDKKEYIYEKHTREGPAVFIGRIPTATYFTPLIIEKDAIGAFTFQIYERDTFSIEQIEVCRELIPFMSIALNNTLQNKKILMANKILEKYSKYDDLTGIYNRRFFYESFDKIYKKSILKGEKVFLYLMDLNNFKGVNDNFGHFVGDEVLMKVAEILKRLFFNRGEIGRYGGDEFLCGITKTSKEEALELAEKVVDEVSNLDIYYNDFGGKVGISIGILELDSKKDLRGYFMQLDKNLYRAKKSTTKTIFIS, encoded by the coding sequence ATGGTTTTGAAAAAAATGAACAAAGTTGTTAAAAATAATAATAAAACTATTACTTTATCAGAAAATAGAGAAACTAAAGAAGAATGTCATAAATTGATAAGGGAAAAAGATATCCTTTATTTTATAAAGGAAATTGCAAAAGCTTTGGTTTCTACCAGCTCAATAGAGGAGATGTCAAAAATAGTATATAATTTTTTGAGAGATAGTTATGGTGAATGTACTATTGGGATAGCAGTTAATTATCCTAAAGAAAAAAGAATATCTGATTGTTTTTTCTTTGAGAAAAATGAACGATTAGACTTTGAAGAGATCCTTTATAGTGAAGGTAGTGCGAGTAAATTATTAAAGGCAGTTTTAGATAAAAAAGAATATATCTATGAAAAACACACAAGGGAAGGGCCTGCAGTTTTTATAGGAAGAATTCCAACAGCGACTTATTTTACACCTTTGATAATAGAAAAAGATGCAATTGGAGCATTTACTTTTCAGATATATGAAAGGGATACCTTTTCAATAGAGCAGATAGAGGTATGCAGGGAGCTAATTCCTTTTATGAGTATTGCTCTCAATAACACTCTTCAAAATAAAAAAATATTAATGGCAAATAAAATTTTAGAGAAGTATTCTAAATACGATGACCTTACTGGGATTTATAATAGGAGATTTTTTTATGAATCCTTTGATAAGATCTATAAAAAATCTATTTTAAAAGGTGAAAAAGTTTTCCTCTACCTGATGGATCTGAATAATTTTAAAGGTGTCAATGATAACTTCGGTCATTTTGTAGGGGATGAAGTTCTTATGAAGGTGGCTGAAATTTTGAAAAGATTATTTTTTAACAGAGGAGAGATCGGAAGGTATGGGGGAGATGAATTTCTCTGTGGAATTACTAAAACCTCTAAAGAAGAAGCGCTGGAATTAGCTGAAAAAGTTGTAGATGAGGTCTCTAACTTAGATATTTATTACAATGATTTTGGTGGGAAGGTCGGGATCAGTATTGGGATATTGGAGTTAGATTCAAAAAAAGACTTAAGGGGCTATTTTATGCAGTTAGATAAAAATCTCTATAGGGCAAAGAAATCGACAACAAAAACAATATTTATCTCTTAA
- a CDS encoding nucleoside recognition domain-containing protein, translated as MKLLKESARISLKLLKIMLPISILVKVGSNFGIIDILSKTLSPLMKIMGLSGEMGIVWATAMITNIYGGILVLFTMAQNNTFTVAEITIVASIILFAHSLPVELKVISETGAKPWKILSIRVLCAVIAGGCLNLLFKFFNIYQETAVFKFTIKESNSGITSWILGELKKYITIFIIIFILLALMEGLKKIGVIDWINDKFSPVMSFLGIDPGLSLTCIVGLTMGISYGSGLIIKETREGNYNRRDLFLVAVFMSLCHALIEDTLLMIPLGAKMIGIFWGRIVFAVIFTLVFNRIMPKDEVKEVEAELEK; from the coding sequence ATGAAATTATTAAAAGAAAGTGCAAGGATAAGCTTAAAGCTTTTGAAGATAATGCTGCCTATAAGTATCTTAGTAAAGGTCGGAAGTAATTTTGGAATAATAGATATCCTTTCTAAAACTTTGTCTCCATTAATGAAAATAATGGGACTCAGCGGAGAGATGGGAATTGTATGGGCAACAGCCATGATAACCAATATATATGGTGGGATATTGGTATTATTTACCATGGCACAAAATAATACATTCACAGTGGCAGAGATAACTATAGTGGCTAGTATAATTTTATTTGCTCACTCCCTTCCAGTAGAGCTAAAGGTTATCTCGGAAACAGGAGCAAAACCCTGGAAAATTTTGAGTATTAGAGTGTTGTGTGCTGTGATAGCGGGAGGATGTTTAAATTTATTGTTTAAGTTTTTTAATATCTACCAAGAAACAGCAGTCTTTAAGTTTACAATAAAGGAATCAAATTCAGGAATTACGAGCTGGATATTGGGAGAACTAAAAAAATATATAACAATATTTATCATTATATTTATTCTTTTGGCTCTCATGGAGGGATTAAAAAAAATAGGAGTTATAGATTGGATAAATGATAAGTTCTCTCCAGTGATGTCTTTTCTGGGAATTGATCCAGGACTCTCATTGACTTGTATTGTTGGTCTTACTATGGGAATCAGTTATGGCAGTGGACTCATCATAAAAGAAACAAGGGAAGGTAACTATAACAGGAGAGATCTATTCTTAGTGGCTGTATTTATGAGTTTGTGCCACGCCCTTATAGAGGACACACTTTTGATGATTCCTTTGGGAGCTAAGATGATAGGGATATTCTGGGGACGAATAGTCTTTGCAGTAATATTTACGTTGGTATTCAATAGGATAATGCCGAAAGATGAGGTAAAAGAAGTAGAAGCGGAATTAGAAAAATAA
- a CDS encoding copper homeostasis protein CutC — translation MIKEACVGNFIEAKKAEIAGAERIELCENLSEGGTTPSYGTVKKVLEEIKIPVLVMIRPRGGDFCYTSSEIDIMIEDIRLFKKLGIKGIVLGVLTKDNKIDYPILKRLLKETKGMEVTFHKAIDDILNPADEIEKLIELGIDRILSSGGATTALEGKETLNQMIHEASGQIKIVVAGGVTRENFEEVRSKIPSTEFHGKKIVGDLNK, via the coding sequence TTGATAAAAGAAGCATGCGTTGGGAATTTTATAGAAGCTAAAAAAGCAGAGATCGCTGGTGCTGAGAGAATAGAACTTTGCGAAAATCTATCTGAGGGAGGAACAACTCCTTCCTATGGAACGGTAAAAAAAGTATTAGAGGAAATAAAGATTCCTGTCCTTGTTATGATAAGACCCAGAGGAGGAGACTTTTGTTATACCTCTTCCGAAATTGATATTATGATTGAAGATATCAGATTGTTTAAAAAATTAGGTATAAAGGGAATTGTTTTAGGCGTTTTGACTAAAGATAACAAGATCGACTATCCCATTTTAAAAAGACTTTTAAAAGAGACTAAAGGAATGGAGGTAACCTTTCATAAGGCAATCGATGATATTTTAAACCCTGCAGATGAAATAGAGAAACTGATAGAATTAGGAATAGACAGAATCCTCTCCTCTGGAGGAGCCACAACAGCTCTCGAAGGAAAAGAAACTTTAAATCAAATGATTCATGAAGCCTCTGGACAGATTAAAATTGTAGTTGCAGGAGGAGTAACTAGGGAAAATTTTGAAGAGGTAAGATCAAAAATACCATCTACTGAATTTCATGGTAAAAAAATCGTAGGAGATTTAAATAAATAA
- a CDS encoding Crp/Fnr family transcriptional regulator codes for MVISKTLSKLNLKELIGTEFENLINVKKIKEGEIIIDIPYNKLGAFYVLKGTLELVSYSKGGKEFYRYLTPGDIIGVGECFFEKNKNELEKKFGTEIHVLENSEVAYLPFFKLISLKIDNKDKILRKLIVMIVEEKEKESSHYLGKILNSDEEFIIKVLDQLKTVKTPSTKYLAKGLNMNIRNLQRILKKLEKMDIIKKDRGVISIKNLNKFDSYNKKLKDY; via the coding sequence ATGGTAATATCAAAGACACTTTCAAAATTGAATTTAAAAGAACTTATAGGGACCGAATTTGAAAATTTAATAAATGTAAAAAAAATTAAAGAAGGAGAGATTATAATAGACATACCCTATAATAAGTTAGGAGCTTTCTATGTGTTAAAAGGAACTCTTGAATTGGTATCCTATAGTAAAGGTGGAAAAGAATTTTACAGATATCTCACTCCGGGAGATATTATAGGGGTAGGGGAATGCTTTTTTGAAAAAAATAAAAATGAGCTTGAAAAAAAATTTGGAACGGAAATACATGTATTGGAAAATTCTGAGGTTGCTTATCTTCCCTTTTTTAAATTGATAAGTTTAAAAATAGATAACAAAGATAAAATTTTAAGAAAACTCATTGTTATGATTGTTGAAGAAAAGGAAAAAGAAAGTAGTCATTATTTAGGAAAAATTCTGAATTCTGATGAGGAGTTTATAATTAAAGTTTTAGATCAGTTAAAAACGGTTAAAACACCCAGTACTAAATATTTAGCTAAAGGTCTCAATATGAATATTAGAAACCTCCAGAGGATACTAAAAAAATTAGAAAAAATGGATATAATAAAAAAAGATAGAGGTGTCATTTCTATAAAAAATTTAAATAAATTTGATAGTTATAATAAAAAATTAAAAGACTATTAA
- a CDS encoding mechanosensitive ion channel family protein, protein MKNIDFDYLSKLFVDYGLKLLYAVIIWIIGKFVISKLMLLVDKKMEITKTEITLRKFLHSIVNTLLYTFLFIVIISTLGIQTASFVAVLGAASLAVGFALQGSLANFAGGVLIILFKPYKIGDFIEANGVNGTVVEIQIFATLLNTLDNKRIVIPNGKLSNETLINYSKNSTRRVDITFGVGYNDDLDRAKAVLVEIAKSQEKILKNSDVFVEIIEYADSSVNIVYRVWCNTPDYWTVYFQSMKMAKVEFDKAGISIPYPQMDIHMDK, encoded by the coding sequence ATGAAAAATATAGATTTTGACTATCTATCAAAACTTTTTGTAGATTATGGTCTTAAACTTCTATACGCTGTCATAATATGGATTATAGGGAAGTTTGTTATCAGTAAATTAATGTTGTTAGTGGATAAAAAAATGGAGATTACGAAAACAGAGATAACTCTGAGAAAATTCTTACATTCTATTGTTAATACACTTTTATATACTTTTTTATTTATTGTCATAATTTCAACTTTAGGTATTCAAACAGCTTCTTTTGTTGCAGTGTTAGGTGCGGCTTCTTTAGCAGTTGGTTTTGCCCTTCAAGGAAGTTTAGCTAACTTTGCAGGGGGAGTATTAATTATCCTATTTAAACCTTATAAAATTGGTGATTTCATAGAAGCCAATGGAGTAAATGGGACCGTAGTAGAAATTCAAATTTTTGCCACGCTTTTAAATACACTAGATAACAAGAGAATCGTTATTCCAAATGGTAAATTATCTAATGAAACTCTTATCAACTACTCTAAAAACTCAACAAGAAGGGTAGATATTACCTTTGGTGTGGGATATAATGACGATCTGGATAGAGCAAAGGCAGTATTAGTTGAAATAGCAAAATCCCAGGAAAAAATCTTAAAAAATTCAGATGTTTTTGTGGAAATAATAGAGTATGCTGATTCATCGGTAAATATTGTATACCGTGTTTGGTGTAATACCCCAGATTATTGGACTGTATATTTTCAGTCTATGAAAATGGCAAAAGTTGAATTTGATAAAGCAGGAATTTCCATTCCATATCCGCAAATGGATATTCATATGGATAAGTAA
- a CDS encoding toxin-antitoxin system YwqK family antitoxin gives MKKKLLVVFILCLILISCDKREELFSKTQKRDGLIYITNEGKPYTGILLTHYENGQVKEKLSFKQGRYDGKNFSYYKNGQIKEKFNFKDDMLDGEVISFYEDGQVEAKFNFKQGKQEGENFSFYKNGQVEMKLDFKEGQLDGKMISYYEDGQIRDEINWQEW, from the coding sequence ATGAAAAAGAAATTATTAGTTGTATTTATTTTATGTTTAATTTTAATCAGTTGTGATAAAAGAGAAGAATTATTTTCTAAAACACAAAAAAGAGATGGCCTTATTTATATCACAAATGAAGGAAAACCATATACAGGTATTTTACTTACACACTATGAAAATGGACAGGTCAAGGAAAAACTTAGTTTTAAACAAGGTAGATACGATGGAAAAAATTTCTCCTATTATAAAAATGGGCAGATAAAAGAAAAATTTAATTTTAAAGATGATATGCTAGATGGAGAAGTGATCTCCTTCTATGAAGATGGACAGGTTGAAGCTAAATTCAATTTTAAGCAGGGTAAACAGGAAGGAGAAAATTTTTCTTTTTATAAAAATGGACAAGTTGAGATGAAACTTGATTTCAAAGAGGGACAATTGGATGGGAAGATGATCTCTTATTATGAAGACGGGCAGATAAGAGATGAAATAAACTGGCAGGAGTGGTAA
- a CDS encoding replication initiator protein A gives MWKIDKNLIITKKDLEEDNKYIYEVDRYGQFLFPNWVLKLGLIDNSLYVYIEMLHKLLSSSIKNNWVDKDNKVFIYYDNEELKKNLIENNITFNPEEDLDNILNLLIDREFILKEETNKYYFRHITFNFK, from the coding sequence ATGTGGAAAATAGATAAAAACCTCATAATAACAAAAAAAGATCTTGAAGAAGATAATAAGTATATATACGAAGTCGATCGTTATGGTCAGTTTCTTTTCCCCAATTGGGTACTTAAACTGGGCTTAATAGATAATTCATTATATGTATATATTGAAATGCTTCACAAACTTTTAAGTTCATCAATAAAAAATAATTGGGTAGATAAAGATAATAAAGTTTTTATTTATTATGACAATGAAGAACTTAAAAAAAACTTGATTGAAAATAATATTACTTTTAACCCTGAAGAAGATCTCGATAATATTTTAAATTTATTAATTGATAGAGAATTTATTTTAAAAGAAGAGACAAATAAATATTACTTTAGACATATAACGTTTAATTTTAAATAA
- a CDS encoding tetratricopeptide repeat protein: protein MKNKIIGIILLLLVLAGCYKFDSDEKPKGENQTKKELKGRDIYLNSGSAKNESGDYRGAIETYNEGIKLNFYIKETYNFRGIAKTNLGDYKGAMKDYSEAIAIDPNYRDPYHNRGNIKIILGDYKGAIKDLDKAIKLDPNYKEAYYDRGIAKLMSGDLQGVIVDCDKVIELDPNYVDGYYFRGLVKEMLEDYSGAMKDYVKVVELDPNYVDGYYGRGLVKAELGDYKEAIKDYDKALELDPDYLDIYNDRGRAKEKIGDYEGATKDYDEMIKRQEF, encoded by the coding sequence ATGAAAAATAAAATTATAGGAATAATTTTATTACTTTTAGTCTTGGCAGGCTGCTATAAGTTTGATAGTGATGAAAAGCCAAAGGGAGAAAATCAAACAAAAAAAGAATTAAAAGGAAGAGATATCTACCTTAATAGTGGATCAGCAAAAAATGAGTCAGGGGATTATCGTGGGGCAATAGAAACTTATAATGAGGGAATAAAATTAAACTTTTATATAAAAGAAACTTATAATTTCAGAGGAATAGCTAAAACAAATTTAGGAGATTATAAAGGGGCTATGAAAGATTATAGTGAAGCGATAGCAATAGATCCAAATTATAGAGATCCCTATCACAATAGAGGGAATATAAAAATTATATTAGGAGATTATAAAGGAGCAATAAAAGATTTAGATAAAGCAATAAAACTCGATCCAAATTATAAAGAGGCATACTATGACAGAGGGATAGCAAAATTAATGTCAGGAGATCTTCAAGGAGTGATAGTGGATTGCGACAAAGTAATAGAGTTGGACCCAAATTATGTAGATGGGTATTACTTTAGAGGGTTAGTAAAAGAGATGTTGGAAGATTACAGTGGAGCAATGAAAGATTATGTAAAGGTGGTAGAACTCGATCCAAACTATGTAGATGGATATTATGGCAGAGGATTAGTGAAAGCTGAATTAGGAGATTATAAGGAAGCAATAAAAGATTATGATAAAGCATTAGAACTCGATCCTGACTATTTGGATATATACAACGACAGAGGTAGAGCGAAGGAAAAAATAGGCGATTACGAAGGAGCAACAAAGGATTATGATGAAATGATTAAAAGACAAGAATTTTAA
- the ade gene encoding adenine deaminase: MGFFYLTIAKIYINGGNKINNKIKHLIDVASKRKKAELLLKNCRIVDVFSKEIIEGDLAIDSGKIIGIGDYSGLHEIDLNGKYLSPGLIDSHVHIESSMVSPSQFARAVVPKGTTSVIADPHEIANVCGLKGIKFMIESSKDLPLNVYYMLPSCVPATPFENSGAILEAKELEGLIDNPIVLGLGEMMNYPGVIQGDSKIVDKLKLAQDHNKIIDGHSPDIRGEELNAYIIGGIKTDHECSTVDEMQERLRKGMYISIREGSAAKNLETLIEGITPENERRCLFCTDDRHPEDIIETGHVDNNVRTAIKNGIDPITAIKMATINVCECYGIKNLGAIAPGYDADLIIVDSLEDFNVLEVIKNGKFVAKDDQPLFQVKKEDITEVSGTINFKKIHEKDLKIKLTGNRVNVMKLLPHSLLTEKVIREVETDNKGYFQFNKDKDLLKLAVIERHNATGNIGFSLVENFNLKGGAIASSVSNDSHNILVIGDNDHDMYLAIEEIKKIQGGVVIVSNGKVLKKLELPIAGLMSDKPIEIVKDILEEMLQIAYDRLGVNRDLDPFMTLAFLALPVIPEIKVTDKGLFDVVNFKFIDISVND, translated from the coding sequence ATGGGATTTTTTTATTTAACTATAGCTAAAATTTATATAAACGGAGGGAATAAAATAAATAACAAAATAAAACATTTAATTGATGTAGCATCAAAACGAAAAAAAGCTGAACTTCTACTGAAGAATTGTCGGATTGTTGATGTATTTTCAAAAGAAATAATAGAAGGGGATCTGGCAATTGATTCAGGAAAAATAATAGGGATTGGAGATTATTCTGGTTTACATGAAATCGATCTAAATGGAAAATATCTATCCCCTGGACTTATTGATAGCCATGTTCACATCGAAAGTTCTATGGTCTCTCCTAGTCAGTTCGCACGGGCAGTAGTTCCTAAAGGCACAACCAGTGTAATTGCAGATCCCCATGAAATAGCTAATGTCTGTGGTTTAAAAGGTATAAAATTTATGATTGAATCCAGTAAAGACCTTCCACTTAATGTCTATTATATGCTCCCTTCATGTGTCCCGGCAACACCTTTTGAAAACTCAGGAGCAATACTGGAGGCCAAAGAATTAGAGGGCTTAATTGATAATCCTATAGTATTAGGATTAGGAGAAATGATGAACTATCCAGGCGTAATACAGGGAGATAGTAAGATAGTAGACAAATTAAAATTAGCTCAAGATCATAATAAAATAATAGATGGCCATTCACCTGATATCAGAGGTGAGGAACTGAATGCATATATAATAGGCGGAATAAAAACGGATCACGAGTGTTCCACTGTAGATGAGATGCAGGAGAGACTGAGAAAAGGGATGTATATTTCCATAAGGGAGGGAAGTGCAGCCAAAAATCTAGAAACTTTAATAGAGGGGATAACTCCAGAAAATGAAAGAAGATGTTTGTTTTGCACAGATGACAGACATCCAGAGGACATAATAGAAACTGGGCATGTTGACAACAATGTAAGAACTGCTATAAAAAATGGGATAGACCCAATAACAGCAATTAAAATGGCCACCATCAATGTATGCGAATGTTATGGAATAAAAAACTTAGGAGCAATCGCTCCCGGATATGACGCAGACTTAATAATTGTAGATTCTTTAGAAGATTTTAACGTATTAGAAGTTATAAAGAATGGAAAGTTTGTAGCAAAAGATGACCAGCCACTCTTCCAGGTAAAAAAAGAAGATATTACAGAGGTTAGCGGGACTATAAATTTCAAAAAAATCCATGAAAAAGATCTTAAAATTAAGCTGACAGGTAATCGTGTAAATGTCATGAAATTATTGCCCCATAGTCTTTTAACTGAAAAAGTAATCCGTGAAGTAGAAACAGATAATAAAGGCTATTTTCAATTTAACAAAGATAAAGACCTTTTAAAATTAGCAGTAATTGAAAGGCATAACGCCACGGGAAATATAGGGTTCAGCTTGGTAGAAAACTTTAATCTTAAAGGAGGAGCTATAGCTTCTAGTGTTTCAAATGATTCCCACAATATTTTAGTCATAGGAGATAATGACCACGATATGTATCTTGCTATAGAGGAGATTAAAAAAATACAGGGAGGAGTGGTCATAGTCTCTAATGGTAAGGTATTAAAGAAACTAGAACTGCCAATAGCGGGATTGATGTCTGATAAACCTATTGAGATAGTAAAAGACATTTTAGAGGAGATGCTCCAGATAGCTTATGATAGATTGGGTGTAAATCGAGATTTAGATCCATTTATGACCTTGGCATTTTTAGCCTTACCCGTTATTCCTGAAATAAAAGTTACAGATAAAGGTTTATTTGATGTTGTTAATTTTAAATTTATAGATATAAGCGTTAACGATTAA
- a CDS encoding MarR family winged helix-turn-helix transcriptional regulator — translation MVLASSIIGMIYHISNSYADYLKVELKKREIPIEGKHVGLFMVLFTNNSLEFKEIAHRWRKSKSTLCDILHKYSEQGLVEKISCTLDKRHLYIKLTEEGLKYARDFDEIASEFLQKITSGLSKDQKRELKMILMDMKGNLKKDS, via the coding sequence ATGGTTTTAGCGAGTTCTATAATAGGAATGATATATCATATAAGTAACAGTTATGCTGACTATCTGAAAGTGGAATTAAAAAAAAGAGAGATACCCATCGAAGGGAAACATGTGGGTTTATTTATGGTACTTTTTACTAATAATAGTTTAGAGTTTAAAGAGATAGCACATCGTTGGAGGAAATCTAAATCAACACTCTGTGATATTTTACATAAATACTCTGAGCAGGGACTTGTTGAAAAAATAAGCTGTACTCTGGACAAGAGACACCTGTATATAAAGCTTACTGAGGAAGGGTTAAAATATGCAAGAGATTTTGATGAAATAGCATCTGAATTTTTACAAAAAATCACATCCGGCTTATCTAAAGATCAGAAGAGGGAATTAAAAATGATACTTATGGATATGAAAGGCAATTTAAAGAAGGATAGTTAA
- a CDS encoding DUF6868 family protein has product MNNIETIREFLGWCSIINIGLGLFSVIFITSLRGPILHIHSKIFNLDERDLSKAYFQFLGQYKTATIIFNIVPYLALKIMY; this is encoded by the coding sequence ATGAATAATATAGAAACAATAAGAGAATTTCTTGGCTGGTGCTCTATAATCAATATTGGATTAGGTTTATTTTCAGTAATCTTTATTACCTCACTCCGGGGCCCAATTTTACATATTCATTCCAAAATATTTAATTTAGATGAGAGGGATTTATCCAAGGCATATTTTCAATTTTTAGGTCAATACAAAACTGCCACAATAATATTTAATATCGTACCATACCTCGCACTGAAAATAATGTATTAG